The genomic segment CAGTGGACCAACCTATTAAGATATTAAAGTTTGTTGTACTTAAAAGTTTTTTTATTTGATCTGGTGATTTATCTATAAATGGAACAATAAAATTATATTTGCCAAATATAGGAAAGAGAGTTTTAAACCCTGCCCAGCCAGAAATAAATGTTAGCATTTAGCTAAAAACTCCTTTAGATTCTTAAAAGATTGTTTTATTTTTAAAATATCTTGGTCTTGTAAGTCTGCTCTTAAACTTATTCGAAGTCTAGAGGTATTAGGTGGAACAGCAGGTGGTCTTATAGCAGGGATAAAGATATCTTGTTCTAAGAGAAAATCTTTTGCCTTTAGAGTTAGGACTGGGTCTTTTAGGATAATAGGTATTATCTGGGAACAACTGTTACCAGTGTCAAAGTTTAAGTTGTTAAGATAATCCTTTATATCTTTAGCAAGAGTTAATAGCTTTTTACTGTTATTAGGATGTTTTTTAATAAAATTAATTGCAGCTAGGGTGCTTCCTGCAATTACAGGAGAGATAGCTGTGGAGAAAATAAAGGATCTGGCTTTATTAATTAAAAGAGATATGATGTTTTTGTTAGCGCAAACGTATCCACCTTGAGTTCCAAGGGCTTTGCTAAAGGTTCCCATTTGAATATCTATTTCTTTTTGTACCTTAAATTCATGAGCAAGTCCTCTTCCTTGTCCAAAAATTCCAGTGGCATGGGCCTCATCTATAATGAACAAGAAATTATATTTTTTCTTTAGATAAACTAAATCATTAAGAGGGGCGATATCTCCATCCATGCTAAAGATGCTGTCTGTTACTAAAATTTTTTTAGGGTAAGCAGTATATTTTTTTAAAAGATAGTCTAAATGTTCTATGTCTAAATGTTTATAACGAATTAGCTTTGCTTGAGAAAGGAGGATGCCATCTATAATACTGGCGTGATTTAATTTATCACTAAATACAAGGGTGTTTTTATCAGCTAATGCTGAGAAGATACCAATATTAGTTGTATAGCCAGAGGAAAATACAAGACAGGCTTCAGTGTGTTTAAATTTTGCCAAGGTGTTCTCTAGGTTAAAGGTTAGTTCACTGTGCCCTGAAATTAGAGGAGAGGCCCCCGCCCCAATGCCATATTTTTGTAAAA from the Desulfonauticus submarinus genome contains:
- a CDS encoding aminotransferase class I/II-fold pyridoxal phosphate-dependent enzyme codes for the protein MKFSWNEHIKTLLKKQKKANLFRTCLTFINGADLYLTFKTKKVLNLASNNYLGLANNPSLIKETITLLQKYGIGAGASPLISGHSELTFNLENTLAKFKHTEACLVFSSGYTTNIGIFSALADKNTLVFSDKLNHASIIDGILLSQAKLIRYKHLDIEHLDYLLKKYTAYPKKILVTDSIFSMDGDIAPLNDLVYLKKKYNFLFIIDEAHATGIFGQGRGLAHEFKVQKEIDIQMGTFSKALGTQGGYVCANKNIISLLINKARSFIFSTAISPVIAGSTLAAINFIKKHPNNSKKLLTLAKDIKDYLNNLNFDTGNSCSQIIPIILKDPVLTLKAKDFLLEQDIFIPAIRPPAVPPNTSRLRISLRADLQDQDILKIKQSFKNLKEFLAKC